DNA sequence from the Arthrobacter crystallopoietes genome:
ACGATTCATCGTTGATGGGAGACGACGTCCCCTATTTGATAGATGGAGGTGCCGGAAAGCTCGTTGAGCTGCCGACTCACTGGGCACTGGATGATTGGCCCCATTACACGCACATGCCGGATTTCGGCTATACGATGCCGATTAGCTCCCCGGGGCGCGCGATGGAGGTGTTCCTTAGCGAATTTGATGCTGCCTGGGAGTTTGGCGGTATGTGGGTTTCGGTTTGGCATCCGTTTGTAAGCGGGCGCCTGGCTCGTTGCCGGGAAGTGGATAAGATGATCACCTACATGCAAGACAAGGGCGATGTATGGTTCGCCACGCTTGAGGAGATTGCCCGGCACGTGGTTGAGTCCGTTGATCAAGGATCCTATGTTCCCCGCGAAGTCCGCTTGCCATACTACGATGGGGCCGCCATGGGCGTGGGAACGCGCGATTTTGCACCTGGAACCCCTGATAAATGAACCGCTGGATGCCAAGCTTGCATCTTGTCGCTCTTGCCCAAGGATAGGTTAGCTGCCGGCGTCGGCGCGAACGCGCAGGAGCCGCCTTTCGGCGCGTGGGCGCAGGCCCTCTCGGAGGCTGCGCCCACGCTCGGAACCGTGTAACTAACAGACGTCTGCATATCAGCGTCCTCCGCGGGGTCGAGATTGAAAACAAGCTTATGTCCGTGAACGTAGGGGCCCCGTCGTCATACTCGTAAGACGACATGGTGGCCATGCTTATACCGGCGCAGTCAGTTCCGAAATTCCAAAGGCGTGGCCTATGAACAGGAACACCGGGCCATTCCAAAAGCAATACCCATCCTGCCTCCACACGCCTCGAGACCCGGCGGGACCGGGAACGGTGCCGTCGGCAACGGATGCCTCCGCCAAGGGCAACAGCAGCCACCCGG
Encoded proteins:
- a CDS encoding polysaccharide deacetylase family protein translates to MIANPIQWPNGAKVAVALSFDMDSDSTLLLDHPDRAHRLVSPNSWLRYDEVAIPRILEMFRRHGIKQTFYVPSWCIERYPHLVESILDGGHELAHHGYLHENPNSLSAEDQAYWLERGIGVFEKFTGSRPRGFRSPMYNFSEVTAKLLGENGFLYDSSLMGDDVPYLIDGGAGKLVELPTHWALDDWPHYTHMPDFGYTMPISSPGRAMEVFLSEFDAAWEFGGMWVSVWHPFVSGRLARCREVDKMITYMQDKGDVWFATLEEIARHVVESVDQGSYVPREVRLPYYDGAAMGVGTRDFAPGTPDK